TGGCGCGGTCGCCGAGAAAGTCGAGGAGGGCGTGCCATGCGAGGGGCGGGCGATAGGCGAGTTGAAACACTAGATCGCCGTCGGGAATAGCGGCCAGGCGGGCGTTGTGCGCGCTCAGGCGCAGGCGTCCGGGGGCGAAGCCATAGCGGGACTTGAAGAGTCCGTTGAAGCGTCTGACGCTACCGAAGCCAGCGGCAAGCGCCACTTCCGTTACGGGCAGCGCGGTATCGGTGAGCAGACGTTTGGCGAGCAGCAGTCGTTGCGTCTGGGCGTATTCGACGGGCGAGACACCGAATTCGTCGGCAAAGATGCGTCGCAGGTGGCGTTCCGTGATACCGATACGGGCGGCGAGATCGGGCAGAGGCGCGTGATTAAGGAAGCCTTCGTCGATCATGGCGGCGGCTGCGTCGGCGAGTTCGCGGGAGGCGTCGAAGCGTGCGCCGCCGGGCGCCAGTTCGGGGCGGCACTTGAGGCAGGGCCGGTATCCGGCCTTTTCCGCGGCGGCGGCGCTACCGTGGAACGAGCAGTTCTCGAAGCGGGGGGTGCGAACGTTGCAGACGGGACGACAGTAAATGCCGGTCGAAGAGACGCCGACGAAGAACCAGCCGTCGAAGCGTCGGTCGCGTGCAGAGACTGCTTTGTAGCAGACATCCGGATCGAGCTTCATGGGGTTTGGGGAGGGGGAAACATGGTGTCACTCTACGCGCGCGCCGGACGTCCGGCTAGTCATTTTCGGACATGACAGCAGGGAGGAGGGGAGCGAGGTGGCGGGAGGTTCGTGGCCCTGGGCAAGACAGGCAGACGCAAGGAGGCGCTTACCGAAGCGACTTTCAGTGGAGCGCCGGGAAGTGCCTGCTTGCGTCTGTCCCGCTGCGTTGTGGGAGGGTGTGGGCGGTGAGGGCGAGAGGGTTTTCAGGGGTGAACTTCAGGGGGAGGTTCAGGGGTCAGCGCCAGAGATCGAAAACCCAAGAAAAAACCCGGCGCGGAGGCCGGGTTTCGTCATTCTGGGAACTGGAAGACGACGACATCGCTATCCAGCCCCTTGCGTCACATCGACAGCGACCGAACTTAAGCGGCTGCCAGCAATTGACGCAGCACGAACGGCAGGATGCCGCCGTGCTTGTAGTAATCCACTTCGATCGGCGTGTCGATACGCAGCAGGACCTGCACCTTTTGCGTTTCGCCGTTCTTGCGATGGATGACCAGCGTGACGTCTTGCTGCGGCTTGATGTCGGCCGTCAGACCTTCGATGTCGTACGTTTCTTCGCCCGTGATGCCGAGCGATTCGACGCTGTCCGTGCCCTTGAATTGCAGAGGCAGAACGCCCATGCCGACCAGGTTCGAGCGGTGGATGCGTTCGAACGAACGGGTGATGACCGCCTTCACGCCCAGCAGTTGCGTGCCCTTGGCTGCCCAGTCGCGCGACGAACCGGTGCCGTACTCTTCGCCACCGAACACCACCGTCGGGGTGTTCTCGGCGACGTACTTCATGGCGGCGTCGTAGATCGAGAGCTGTTCGCCGCTCGGCTGGTGAATCGTCAGGCCGCCTTCCACGCGCGAGCCGTCGGCCTTTGCGGGGATCATCAGGTTCTTGATACGGACGTTGGCGAACGTGCCGCGCATCATCACTTCGTGGTTACCGCGGCGCGAGCCGTAGCTGTTGAAGTCGGCCTTGAGCACGCCGTTTTCCAGCAGCCACTTGCCAGCGGGCGACGTTTCCTTGATCGAGCCTGCCGGGCTGATGTGGTCCGTCGTCACCGAGTCACCGAACACGCCCAGTGCGCGTGCGCCCTGGATCGGCTTGATGTCGGCGTTCGGTTCCATCGAGAAGCCGTCGAAGAACGGCGGCTCGGCGATGTACGTCGACGTCGGCCAATCGTAGACCTGCCCCGTCGAGCCCTTGACCTTCGCCCACAGCGGGCTCGGTTCCTTCACCGAATCGTAGTTGGCCTTGAACACCTTCGCGTTCATGGCGAACTTCATCAGCTTGTGGATTTCTTCGCTGGTCGGCCAGATGTCGCCGAGGAAGATGTCGCGGCCACCCTTACCCTTGCCGACCGGTTCGGTCATCAGGTCGCGGGTGACGTTGCCAGCGATGGCGTAAGCCACGACCAGCGGGGGCGAGGCGAGGAAGTTGGCGCGGATGTTCGGGTGAATACGCGCTTCGAAGTTACGGTTGCCCGACAGCACGGCGGCCGCGACCATGTCGTTCTTCGTGATCGTCTCGTTCAGTTCGGCCGTCAGATCGCCGGCGTTACCGATACAGGTCGTGCAGCCGTACGCCGTCACGCCGAAGCCGAGCTTCTCGAGATATCCCAGCAGACCGGCTGCGTGCAGATACTCGGTGACCACACGGCTTCCCGGGGCGAGCGACGTCTTGATGTGCGGGGCGACCTTCAGACCGGCTTCCACAGCCTTCTTCGCCAGCAGACCGGCGGCGAGCAGCACGCTCGGGTTCGACGTGTTCGTGCACGACGTGATGGCGGCGATGAGCACATCGCCGTTGTGCACGTCGATGCCGCTCGCCGTCTTGTACGTCGCGTCGAGTTGCTCTTGCGTCAGATTGAAACCGTTCTCGGCGACCGGCTTCGTGAACAGGTCCTTGAACGTCGACTTGACGTTGCCGATTTCGATACGGTCTTGCGGACGCTTCGGACCGGCCAGCGACGGTGCGACCGTGCCGAGGTCCAGCTTAAGCGTCTTGGTGTAATCGATGCTGTCCGTCTTCGGCACGCCGAAGAGGTTCTGGGCCTTGAAGTACGATTCGAACGCGTCGATTTCGGCCTTCGTGCGACCCGTGCCCTTGAAGTAATCGATCGTCTTTTCGTCGACCGGGAAGAAGCCCATCGTCGCGCCGTATTCCGGGGCCATGTTGGCGATGGTGGCGCGGTCCGGCAGTGCGAGGCTCGACGTGCCTTCGCCGAAGAATTCGACGAACTTGCCCACGACCTTCTCGCGACGCAGCATTTCCGTAATCGTCAGCACCAGGTCGGTGGCGGTCACGCCTTCGCGCAGACGGCCGGTAAGCTCCACGCCGACGACGTCCGGCGTCAGGAAGTACACCGGCTGACCCAGCATGCCGGCTTCGGCTTCAATGCCGCCCACACCCCAGCCCACCACGCCGATACCGTTGATCATGGTCGTGTGGCTGTCCGTGCCGACGAGCGTATCCGGATAGAACACGTCGTCCTTCTTGTGCACGCCGCGTGCCAGATATTCCAGGTTCACCTGGTGGACGATGCCATAGCCCGGTTGCACGACGCCGAACGTGTCGAACGCCTGCATCCCCCACTTCATGAACTGGTAGCGCTCGTTGTTGCGCTGGAATTCCAGTTGCATGTTCAGATCGAGCGCCTTCTTCTCGCGGAAGTGATCGATCGTGACCGAGTGGTCGACCACCAGATCCACCGGCACCAGCGGTTCGATGCGCTTCGGGTTCGTGCCCTGACGTTCGGCGACGTTACGCATGGCGGCCAGGTCGGCCAGCAGCGGCACGCCCGTGAAATCCTGCAGCACGACACGCGCGACGACGAACGGAATTTCGTCGGTGCGCTCGGCGTTCGGCTTCCAGTTGGCCAGTTGTTTGACGTGCTCTTCGGTCACCTTCTTGCCGTCGCAGTTGCGCAGCACGGACTCGAGCACGAGGCGGATCGACACCGGCAGGCGTTCGACGTTCACACCCAGGGCCTTGCCCAGTTGGGGCAGCGAGTAGAACTTGCCTTTCTTGTTGCCGCCGAGCTTGAACTCTTTAAGCGTTTTGTGGAGGTTATGGGCCATGATCTTTCCTTGAGTGATACAGAAAAACAAAGCGTGGTGAAGCGATGAGTGGGGGCCGGTATCGCGCAGGCACCTGCCTGGGGGCCCGCTACGATGCCGGTAGGTCATGCGTCCGGCGTGCCGGGTACTGCGAAGACTTCCGATGATTACCGGTAAAACCAAATGTGCAACAGTGCATCAGGAAAGCGGCTGGCGCATCACGTGAGCTGCGCCGGTGTCGACCCGGCGCCAGCTCAGTTGGTTACCTTGATCAACTCGTTCGATTGCGTCGGTGCTGTCTTGTTCTGCTCCGACATCGCTTGCGTCATGCACTCGTCAGCCAGACGATTGCCGCCGTCGCGGTGCGTGAAGAGCATGGCCTTGGTCGGAATCACGACCAGATCCATGCCGCTCGCTGCGTCATAGAAACGGTCCGCGCCGGTCGTCGTCCCTTGACGCGGCAGCTTGTAGTTACGGCCTTCCCAGAACATCGTCAGGATCTGGTCGCGCTTCATGTCGCCCTTGATGTACAACTTATTGTTCTCCTTGCAGCTCCAGAGTTCCGAGCCTTCGTCCGGTTGCGCGGGGGCTGCAGCGACAGCGGCCTTCTTCTTGGCCGGGGCCTTCTTCTTCGGAGCGGCCTTCTTGGTCGTGGTGGTCGGCTCAGCGGCAAATGCCGTCGGGACCAGGGCAACGGAGCACAGGGCAACCAGCGCAGTCAGACAAAGCTTCTTCATGGTGAGTCTCTCCAGAGGGTAAGAACCGTCGTTTGCAAAAGCGCAGATTATCGTACGAAGTCTGCGTCGTTCGACGTCACCACACAAATTTTTTCAATTCCTTTCACGCAAGCGCGACAAGCGACGGCGGTAAGTACCGGCGTCGCGACGGATTGTGTTGCGGTGCGCAAAGCTAAGAGGCTGGCCAAATCGGCGTTTGACCGAATTCGACAGTGTTTCGGGCGGCGTGCTTGGCGAAACGAACGCGAAGGGGCGCGGGTGAGGGCGTTCCGTTCCCCGTGCGGCAGGGCGTTCACGACGTTCGCCGCAGGCATTACGCAGGCGCCGGAGATCCGGGGCGGTGCATTGCTTGCGGCTATCGGACGCTGCATTCGCTTGGCCAAGAAATCGCTCGATGATGCGTGAGGGAGTGGCGGGATCATAACGCCGTAGCAAGTGATAGCGTGCTACCGAGGCGCGGTACGTCGTCACTCTGGATTCAAGGAACGTACGGGTGCTGCTTGTGAAGCGGGGAGTTGCGCCGGCTCTGGGGGGAGCCGCCGGCGCAGTTTCGGCCCGTTGCGACGCTTTTGGCGTCGCGCGGGGCCGGATCCCGGGGTATTCCTGGGAAATCAGCCCAACAGATGGGCCACGCCAGCGCGCTCTTCTTCGAGCTCCTTGAGCGTGAAGTCCATCTTTTCACGCGAGTAGGCGTCGATCTCGAGGCCTTCCACGCGCTTGTACTTGCCGTTTTCGCAGACCACCGGCACGCCGTAGATCACGTCTTCCGGGATGCCATACGAGCCGTCCGACGGAATACCCATCGTGACCCACTTGCCGTTCGAGCCCAGCACCCAGTCATGGATGTGGTCGATGGCAGCGTTGGCAGCCGAAGCCGCCGACGACAGGCCACGGGCTTCGATGATGGCGGCGCCGCGCTTGCCGACGGTCGGCAGGAACACGTCGTTGTTCCACACGTCGTCGTTGATCACGGCCTTCACGCTCTGACCGTCGATCGTGGCGAAGCGGTAGTCGGCGTACATCGTCGGCGAGTGGTTGCCCCACACGGCCAGCTTTTCGATGCTTGCGACCGGCTTGCCGGTCTTGGCGGCGAGTTGCGACAGGGCACGGTTGTGATCCAGGCGGAGCATCGCGGTGAAGTTTTCCTTCGGCAGGTTCGGGGCCGACTTCATGGCGATGTAGGCGTTGGTGTTCGCCGGGTTGCCGACGACCAGCACCTTGACGTTGCGGCTGGCGACTTCGTCCAGGGCCTTGCCCTGCACCGTGAAGATCGCGCCGTTCGCTTCGAGCAGATCCTTACGTTCCATGCCCTTCGAGCGGGGACGAGCGCCAACCAGCAGGGCGACGTCGGCATCCTTGAAGGCGACCTTCGGGTCGTCGGTCACGACCACGCCGGCCAGCAGCGGGAACGCGCAGTCTTCGAGCTCCATCACGACGCCCTTGACGGCGGCTTGAGCTTGCGGGAGGTCGAGCAGTTGCAGGATGACGGGCTGATCCTTGCCGAGCATGTCGCCATTGGCGATACGAAACAGCAGGGAGTAGCCGATTTGGCCAGCGGCGCCGGTGACGGCGACACGCATTGCGGGTTTTGCCATGAGAATCTCTCCAGACGTGTACAAATAATCCTGCGAAGCTCAGGATCGGCTCACCGTCCGGGTGGCAACGTTTGCCAGGCTGACAGCGCCGCGTCACATCAAGCTTCTAAAATTCCTTGACCTACGGAAGCTTGCGGGCTGCGCGGGGAGTGCTGCCGTCGACGTGTGCGAAGCACCGGACTCTCTTATCTTATAAGATAGCCGTGCTGCAGCTGCAGGCCCCTGTTAGCCCGCGCCAGTGTAGGAGTCGCCAGAACGAATGTCAACTCTATCTTATGTCTTATATAAGACATAGGATTATTGCTGTTATTCGATGGACGAAGGTCTTGATTTGTGGTCAAATCCCCGCCATGAATGCGAACGTTCGCGACACATCCAACACCACGCCGCCTGTCGACGCGCCGCAGCGATCGGACAGCGCGCGCGATGTCGCTCAGGTCTCCCCGGCTGCATCGGCTGCTCAGGCCGTGCAGGGTGGCGTGAGCGCCGGGGCGTCGCCGACCTTCAGTCCGCTGTACCAGCAGATCAAGGGGCTCATTACCCAGAGCCTGCAAGCCGGCGAATGGAAGCCCGGCGAAATCATTCCCAGCGAAGTCGATCTGGCAGGCCGCTACAAGGTCAGCCAGGGAACGGTGCGCAAGGCCATCGACGAGCTGGCGGCCGAGAACCTGCTGGTGCGCCGTCAGGGCCGCGGCACGTTCGTCGCTACCCATCATGAAGACCGGGTGCAGTTCCGGTTTCTGCGTCTCGCGCCCGACTCGGGCGAACCCCATCACCCGCCCAGTCGCCTGATCGAGTGCCGCCGTATGCGCGCACCGGCGGAAATCGCACGTCAGCTGGATCTGCGTGCCGGCGACGGCGTGATTCTCATCCGCCGCATGATGGATTTCTCGGACCGTCCGACGGTGCTCGACGAAATCTGGTTGCCCGGGTCGCTGTTCCGTGGGTTGACGGCGGAAAAGCTCAATGAATACAAGGGGCCGATGTACGGCCTGTTCGAAGACGAATTCGGTACGCGCATGATCCGCGCCGTGGAGAAAGTCCGCGCCGTGGCCGCAGACGACATGACGGCGGATCTGCTGAAGGTGCCGAAGGGTTTTCCTCTCCTGAGTGTGGAGCGCGTTTCCTACACTTATGGAGATAAACCGGTGGAAGTGCGCCGGGGTTGGTATGTCACCACGGAACATCATTACCAGAACGAACTAAGTTAAAGACGAAGTCGGGTCTGACGTGAATTTGTTGAGAGGGTAGGGCGACTTTTCCCAGGGATGCGCCGGTGTCGTGGCCGGCAAATGCCTGAAAGTCGAGGCTTGGGGGCGGCGTGTCGTGCGCCGTTGGCAGGAATTTCCGGAGCGTTGGAACCGGTATGGTGCAATGCACTAGAATCGGCGCTAAAATCCGGGGCTGATGTAACTACATGGGGTCTAGCATGGCTGAAGTGGTAAAAAAAGAGCGGCCAGTCTACAGGAATATCGGTATCGGACAGATTGTCACGTACCGTCTCCCGCCGGCTGGTATCGTTTCGATCCTGCACCGTATTAGCGGTGTCATCTTGTTCCTTCTGTTGCCGTTCGCGCTGTATTTGTTCGAACAGAGCCTCACGTCGGAACTGACCTTCGAAACGCTTCGAAGCGTCGCCTCCAACTGGTTTGTCAAACTCGTCATCCTGGCGTTGTCGTGGGGCTTTCTGCACCACTTCTGTGCCGGCGTGCGCCACCTGCGCATGGACTTCAATCACGACGCAGTGAGCAAGGAAGGCGGCAAGAATTCGGCAGTGGTCGTGCTGGCCGTGTCGCTGGTGCTGACGCTGGCCGTCGCCCTCAAGCTGTTCGGAGCGTTCTAAGATGGCACAGAACAATATCGGTTCCAAGCGCCTGGTCGTCGGCGCCCACTACGGCCTGCGCGACTGGATTGCGCAGCGCATGACCGCAGTGATCATGGCCGTGTACACGGTGATCCTGCTGGTGTGGTTCTTCACTGCCAAGAACTTCTCCTACGAAGGCTGGGCCGGCATCTTCTCGCATCAATGGATGAAGTTGGCCACGTTCGTTACGCTGCTCGCGCTGTTCTATCACGCGTGGGTCGGCATTCGCGACATCTGGATGGACTACGTCAAGCCCGTCAGTGTGCGACTGGCGCTGTATGCGCTGACGATCGTCTGGCTGCTGGCTTGTGCCGGCTACGCCGCGCAGATTTTGTGGAGAGTGTAAAGAATGGCTGCAATTAAAAATTCGCTGCCGCGCCGCCGCTTTGACGTCGTCATCGTGGGCGCAGGTGGTTCGGGCATGCGCGCTTCGCTGCAACTGGCCAAGGCCGGTCTGTCGGTGGCGGTGCTGTCCAAGGTGTTCCCCACCCGTTCGCATACCGTGGCCGCTCAGGGCGGCATTGGCGCTTCGCTCGGCAACATGAGCGAAGACAACTGGCATTACCACTTCTACGACACCATCAAGGGCTCCGACTGGCTCGGCGACCAGGATGCGATCGAGTTCATGTGCCGTCAGGCACCGAACGCCGTCTACGAGCTGGAACACTTCGGCATGCCGTTCGACCGTAACCCGGACGGCACGATTTACCAGCGCCCGTTCGGCGGCCATACGGCCAACTACGGCGAAAAGCCCGTCCAGCGCGCTTGCGCGGCTGCTGACCGTACCGGTCACGCCCTGCTGCACACGCTGTACCAGCAAAACGTCGCTGCCAAGACCCACTTCTTCGTGGAGTGGATGGCGCTCGACCTGATCCGCAACGAAGAGGGCGATGTCCTCGGCGTGTCGGCACTGGAACTCGAAACCGGCGAAGTCTACCTGCTCGAAGGCAAGTGCACGTTGTTCGCGACCGGCGGTGCCGGCCGTGTGTACGCCGCTTCGACCAACGCGTTCATCAACACCGGTGACGGTCTGGGCATGGCTGCGCGTGCAGGCATTCCGCTCGAAGACATGGAGTTCTGGCAATTCCACCCGACCGGCGTGGCCGGCGCGGGCGTGCTGATCACCGAAGGTGTGCGCGGCGAAGGCGGTATTCTGCGCAACTCGAACGGCGAGCGTTTCATGGAACGTTACGCCCCGACGCTGAAGGACCTGGCGCCGCGTGACTTCGTGTCGCGTTCGATGGACCAGGAAATCAAGGAAGGCCGTGGCTGCGGCCCGAATGGCGACTACGTGCTGCTCGACCTCTCGCACATCGGTGCCGAGACGATCATGAAGCGCCTGCCGTCGATTCGCGAAATCGCACTGAAGTTCGCCAACGTCGACGCGATCAAGGAACCGATCCCCGTCGTGCCGACCATCCACTATCAAATGGGCGGTATTCCGACGAACTACAACGGTCAGGTCGTGCTGCAGAAGGACGGCTCGTCGGTGCCCGTCAACGGCTTCTATGCTGTGGGCGAGTGCTCGTGCGTGTCGGTCCACGGTGCCAACCGTCTGGGTACGAACTCGCTGCTCGACCTCGTGGTGTTCGGCCGTGCCGCCGGTAACCACATCGTCGACTTCGTCAAGAACCACGGCGACCACAAGCCGCTGCCCGCCGATGCCGGCGACAATGCGCTGGCGCGCCTCGGCCGTCTGGAAGCCTCCAGCTCGGGCGAGTACGCACAGGACATCGCCAACGACATCCGCGCGACGATGCAAAAGCACGCTGGCGTGTTCCGCACCTCGGAGCTGCTCAAGGAAGGCGTGGACGAGATCAAGCAAGTGGCCGAGCGCGTGTCGCACGTCCACCTGAAGGATAAGTCGAAGGTGTTCAACACGGCGCGTATGGAAGCGCTGGAAGTCGACAACCTGATCGAAGTGGCCAAGGCCACCATGATCGCAGCGGAAGCCCGTAAGGAAAGCCGCGGTGCGCACGCACACAGCGACTACCCGGAGCGCGACGACGCCAACTGGATGCGCCACTCGCTGTTCTTTAGC
The Pandoraea oxalativorans genome window above contains:
- a CDS encoding malate dehydrogenase, whose translation is MAKPAMRVAVTGAAGQIGYSLLFRIANGDMLGKDQPVILQLLDLPQAQAAVKGVVMELEDCAFPLLAGVVVTDDPKVAFKDADVALLVGARPRSKGMERKDLLEANGAIFTVQGKALDEVASRNVKVLVVGNPANTNAYIAMKSAPNLPKENFTAMLRLDHNRALSQLAAKTGKPVASIEKLAVWGNHSPTMYADYRFATIDGQSVKAVINDDVWNNDVFLPTVGKRGAAIIEARGLSSAASAANAAIDHIHDWVLGSNGKWVTMGIPSDGSYGIPEDVIYGVPVVCENGKYKRVEGLEIDAYSREKMDFTLKELEEERAGVAHLLG
- the sdhC gene encoding succinate dehydrogenase, cytochrome b556 subunit, which translates into the protein MAEVVKKERPVYRNIGIGQIVTYRLPPAGIVSILHRISGVILFLLLPFALYLFEQSLTSELTFETLRSVASNWFVKLVILALSWGFLHHFCAGVRHLRMDFNHDAVSKEGGKNSAVVVLAVSLVLTLAVALKLFGAF
- the sdhD gene encoding succinate dehydrogenase, hydrophobic membrane anchor protein; protein product: MAQNNIGSKRLVVGAHYGLRDWIAQRMTAVIMAVYTVILLVWFFTAKNFSYEGWAGIFSHQWMKLATFVTLLALFYHAWVGIRDIWMDYVKPVSVRLALYALTIVWLLACAGYAAQILWRV
- a CDS encoding GntR family transcriptional regulator, with the translated sequence MNANVRDTSNTTPPVDAPQRSDSARDVAQVSPAASAAQAVQGGVSAGASPTFSPLYQQIKGLITQSLQAGEWKPGEIIPSEVDLAGRYKVSQGTVRKAIDELAAENLLVRRQGRGTFVATHHEDRVQFRFLRLAPDSGEPHHPPSRLIECRRMRAPAEIARQLDLRAGDGVILIRRMMDFSDRPTVLDEIWLPGSLFRGLTAEKLNEYKGPMYGLFEDEFGTRMIRAVEKVRAVAADDMTADLLKVPKGFPLLSVERVSYTYGDKPVEVRRGWYVTTEHHYQNELS
- the acnA gene encoding aconitate hydratase AcnA translates to MAHNLHKTLKEFKLGGNKKGKFYSLPQLGKALGVNVERLPVSIRLVLESVLRNCDGKKVTEEHVKQLANWKPNAERTDEIPFVVARVVLQDFTGVPLLADLAAMRNVAERQGTNPKRIEPLVPVDLVVDHSVTIDHFREKKALDLNMQLEFQRNNERYQFMKWGMQAFDTFGVVQPGYGIVHQVNLEYLARGVHKKDDVFYPDTLVGTDSHTTMINGIGVVGWGVGGIEAEAGMLGQPVYFLTPDVVGVELTGRLREGVTATDLVLTITEMLRREKVVGKFVEFFGEGTSSLALPDRATIANMAPEYGATMGFFPVDEKTIDYFKGTGRTKAEIDAFESYFKAQNLFGVPKTDSIDYTKTLKLDLGTVAPSLAGPKRPQDRIEIGNVKSTFKDLFTKPVAENGFNLTQEQLDATYKTASGIDVHNGDVLIAAITSCTNTSNPSVLLAAGLLAKKAVEAGLKVAPHIKTSLAPGSRVVTEYLHAAGLLGYLEKLGFGVTAYGCTTCIGNAGDLTAELNETITKNDMVAAAVLSGNRNFEARIHPNIRANFLASPPLVVAYAIAGNVTRDLMTEPVGKGKGGRDIFLGDIWPTSEEIHKLMKFAMNAKVFKANYDSVKEPSPLWAKVKGSTGQVYDWPTSTYIAEPPFFDGFSMEPNADIKPIQGARALGVFGDSVTTDHISPAGSIKETSPAGKWLLENGVLKADFNSYGSRRGNHEVMMRGTFANVRIKNLMIPAKADGSRVEGGLTIHQPSGEQLSIYDAAMKYVAENTPTVVFGGEEYGTGSSRDWAAKGTQLLGVKAVITRSFERIHRSNLVGMGVLPLQFKGTDSVESLGITGEETYDIEGLTADIKPQQDVTLVIHRKNGETQKVQVLLRIDTPIEVDYYKHGGILPFVLRQLLAAA
- the sdhA gene encoding succinate dehydrogenase flavoprotein subunit, with protein sequence MAAIKNSLPRRRFDVVIVGAGGSGMRASLQLAKAGLSVAVLSKVFPTRSHTVAAQGGIGASLGNMSEDNWHYHFYDTIKGSDWLGDQDAIEFMCRQAPNAVYELEHFGMPFDRNPDGTIYQRPFGGHTANYGEKPVQRACAAADRTGHALLHTLYQQNVAAKTHFFVEWMALDLIRNEEGDVLGVSALELETGEVYLLEGKCTLFATGGAGRVYAASTNAFINTGDGLGMAARAGIPLEDMEFWQFHPTGVAGAGVLITEGVRGEGGILRNSNGERFMERYAPTLKDLAPRDFVSRSMDQEIKEGRGCGPNGDYVLLDLSHIGAETIMKRLPSIREIALKFANVDAIKEPIPVVPTIHYQMGGIPTNYNGQVVLQKDGSSVPVNGFYAVGECSCVSVHGANRLGTNSLLDLVVFGRAAGNHIVDFVKNHGDHKPLPADAGDNALARLGRLEASSSGEYAQDIANDIRATMQKHAGVFRTSELLKEGVDEIKQVAERVSHVHLKDKSKVFNTARMEALEVDNLIEVAKATMIAAEARKESRGAHAHSDYPERDDANWMRHSLFFSEGNRLDYKPVQMKPLTVDSVPPKARTF